In Mangrovivirga cuniculi, the following proteins share a genomic window:
- a CDS encoding RluA family pseudouridine synthase: MQDIEEYSDSDELYEHYRIICDPKQTLLRIDKFLMDRLPNVTRSKLQTAIKDGFVKVNNKNVKPNYKVHPDDEIIIALPEPPKESEVIPEDIPLDIKYEDDHLLVVEKPAGMVVHPAYNNWSGTLVNALAFHFEQLPEMPGNTGRPGLVHRIDKDTSGLLVIAKSELAMTGLAKQFFDHTIDRTYIAMVWGIPKEEKATINSPLGRHPKDRRVVTVVDEEKGGKHAITHYKVLEDLRYVSLVQCKLETGRTHQIRAHLKSIGHPLFNDSTYGGDKILKGARFSKYNSFVENCFKLMPRQALHAKSLGFIHPITEEKLYFESELPDDFNSVIEKWRHYVQYN, translated from the coding sequence ATGCAAGATATAGAAGAGTATTCAGATAGCGATGAATTATACGAACACTATCGTATAATCTGTGATCCTAAACAAACATTATTAAGGATCGATAAGTTTTTGATGGACCGATTGCCTAATGTAACCCGTTCAAAATTGCAAACAGCCATCAAAGATGGTTTCGTGAAGGTTAATAACAAAAATGTCAAACCTAATTACAAGGTTCACCCTGATGATGAAATTATTATTGCCTTACCAGAGCCTCCAAAAGAATCGGAGGTAATACCAGAGGACATTCCTCTGGACATAAAATATGAAGATGATCATTTATTGGTAGTCGAAAAGCCCGCAGGTATGGTGGTTCATCCGGCATATAATAACTGGAGTGGAACTCTGGTTAACGCCCTGGCTTTCCATTTTGAACAACTGCCGGAAATGCCAGGTAATACAGGAAGGCCAGGTCTCGTCCACCGCATTGACAAAGACACAAGTGGATTACTGGTTATTGCAAAGTCCGAATTAGCTATGACCGGATTAGCAAAGCAATTTTTTGACCACACCATTGATCGAACTTATATTGCTATGGTGTGGGGTATTCCAAAAGAAGAAAAAGCAACAATCAATTCTCCATTGGGAAGGCATCCAAAAGACCGAAGGGTAGTAACTGTGGTGGATGAAGAAAAGGGAGGAAAACACGCCATAACTCATTATAAAGTGCTCGAAGACTTGAGGTATGTATCTCTGGTGCAATGTAAACTAGAAACAGGAAGAACCCATCAAATAAGAGCACACCTGAAATCTATTGGACATCCATTATTTAATGACAGCACATATGGTGGAGATAAAATTTTAAAAGGGGCCCGTTTCTCTAAATATAATAGTTTCGTGGAAAATTGTTTTAAGTTGATGCCAAGGCAGGCTTTACATGCGAAGTCTCTTGGCTTTATCCATCCAATTACCGAAGAAAAATTATATTTTGAATCTGAGCTACCAGATGATTTTAATTCCGTAATAGAAAAGTGGAGACATTACGTTCAATATAATTAA
- a CDS encoding ABC transporter permease gives MINLPYLFAKKYFWSRKKKNFIHVISIVSMIAISIATASLIIVLSVFNGLEGLLTSLLNDFDPQIKISAKVGKTFHIDSVESKLNTIPSLEVITPVIENNALIKYNKAQTLVTIKGVDDNFKEQGRIIGSIVRGDFNLKNKEVNYAVMGYGLFDDLQISLENDFKALQVFYPKEVKPGLINPDRAVKRKSILPSGAFAIEKHYDEKFMIVPLRFASDLFEYEEGLVTSIEIKTSKESDLNDVKEEIQLAIGPGFTVLTDREQHADILRAVKLEKLFVFIILSFILTVASINIFFSLNMLAVDKRRDISILFAMGSPDKLIRKIFLYEGFIISLGGAVAGILIGFTLCYLQQEFGFISMGMQTAVVDSYPVKMYWGDFVATGITICAITFIISFLPARSAVKAADLKELQ, from the coding sequence ATGATTAATCTCCCATATCTTTTTGCGAAAAAATATTTCTGGTCACGTAAAAAGAAAAACTTCATCCACGTGATCTCAATCGTATCAATGATAGCTATTTCAATAGCTACAGCCTCTTTGATTATTGTATTGAGTGTTTTTAATGGATTAGAAGGTTTATTAACATCTTTGCTTAATGATTTTGACCCCCAGATCAAGATTTCTGCTAAGGTTGGAAAAACATTTCATATTGATTCTGTCGAATCAAAATTAAACACCATCCCCTCTCTTGAAGTAATCACCCCGGTTATTGAAAATAACGCTTTGATTAAATACAATAAAGCTCAAACTCTGGTAACAATAAAAGGAGTAGATGACAACTTTAAAGAGCAGGGCAGAATTATCGGGTCGATTGTAAGAGGTGACTTTAATCTTAAAAATAAAGAAGTTAACTACGCCGTAATGGGTTACGGTTTATTTGATGACTTACAAATATCATTAGAAAATGACTTTAAAGCCCTCCAGGTATTTTATCCAAAGGAGGTAAAACCTGGTCTAATTAACCCTGACCGTGCAGTCAAAAGAAAATCAATATTACCATCAGGAGCTTTTGCTATTGAAAAACATTATGATGAAAAATTCATGATTGTCCCTTTACGATTTGCTTCTGATCTATTCGAATACGAAGAAGGATTAGTTACGAGTATTGAGATCAAGACCTCCAAAGAAAGTGACTTAAATGATGTTAAAGAAGAAATACAATTGGCAATAGGCCCAGGTTTTACTGTATTGACAGACAGAGAACAACATGCAGATATCCTGAGAGCAGTTAAGCTTGAAAAACTCTTTGTCTTTATCATCTTATCTTTCATCCTGACAGTTGCCTCAATAAATATTTTCTTTTCCCTGAATATGTTAGCAGTAGACAAAAGGCGGGACATAAGTATACTATTTGCCATGGGCAGCCCTGATAAATTGATTAGAAAAATCTTTCTTTACGAAGGGTTCATCATTTCACTTGGGGGAGCAGTTGCCGGCATTCTTATCGGGTTTACCCTTTGCTATCTACAGCAGGAGTTTGGTTTTATAAGCATGGGAATGCAAACGGCTGTTGTTGATTCATATCCTGTAAAAATGTACTGGGGAGATTTTGTTGCAACTGGGATTACTATCTGTGCGATCACTTTTATCATTTCATTTCTACCTGCAAGGTCTGCAGTGAAAGCCGCTGATTTAAAAGAACTTCAATAA
- a CDS encoding DUF6263 family protein, producing the protein MTRQLKLLPVLIFIGVAISFAFTIIKNEISYDFNEGDKFKYSYSSDTKVVQTIMSQKQEIENSSVYVFDINVLEASGSSYTMEAVISSFKNVSSANGNVSEYDSEDPEKAGGQTGMIYKNLKGHKYSFKIDNNGNISDLEGADELVNKIVGSLENLPPAQVEMLKSQLEASMSKDQIAEMFNQIFITLKDGGASKGDTWNKTSEISVSSFSMKATKDFNYASTENKMAKVDIKGNMKTSEGATMNLMGMPAKINLSGQLQGEALLDSESIPQKALFMQVAKGDVKITEPTSGQLMVIPMELTTQIKVQNLE; encoded by the coding sequence ATGACTAGACAACTAAAACTATTACCTGTATTGATTTTCATTGGTGTGGCGATATCTTTTGCTTTCACTATAATTAAAAATGAAATCAGCTATGATTTTAATGAGGGAGATAAATTCAAGTATTCATATTCTTCAGATACAAAAGTGGTGCAAACCATCATGAGTCAAAAACAGGAAATTGAAAACTCTTCAGTTTATGTATTTGATATTAATGTATTAGAAGCCTCAGGATCCTCATACACCATGGAGGCTGTAATTTCATCGTTCAAGAATGTATCCTCAGCGAATGGAAATGTATCCGAATACGATTCAGAAGATCCGGAAAAAGCCGGAGGTCAAACCGGGATGATATATAAAAATTTAAAGGGTCATAAATATTCTTTTAAAATAGATAACAACGGGAATATTTCAGATCTCGAAGGAGCGGATGAGCTGGTTAATAAAATAGTAGGGTCTCTGGAGAACTTACCTCCAGCACAGGTTGAGATGTTAAAAAGTCAATTGGAAGCATCTATGTCAAAAGATCAGATTGCAGAAATGTTTAATCAGATTTTCATTACTCTTAAAGACGGAGGAGCTTCTAAGGGCGATACATGGAATAAGACCAGTGAAATTTCTGTATCTAGCTTTAGTATGAAGGCGACAAAAGATTTTAATTATGCCTCTACAGAAAATAAGATGGCTAAAGTTGATATCAAGGGAAATATGAAGACTTCTGAAGGTGCAACCATGAATTTGATGGGAATGCCAGCTAAAATTAATCTTTCCGGACAGCTCCAGGGAGAGGCATTGTTAGATTCTGAATCTATCCCTCAAAAAGCATTATTTATGCAAGTAGCTAAAGGAGATGTGAAAATCACTGAACCAACCAGCGGTCAATTAATGGTAATACCAATGGAATTGACAACTCAGATCAAAGTACAAAACTTGGAATAA
- the rbfA gene encoding 30S ribosome-binding factor RbfA: MSVSQRQLKFARLIQEELSQIFQREGKNVIGNAFVTVTRVEVSPDLKVAKAYLSLLAIKDKNEFIENVNERKSELRKHLGNRIAKQVRAIPELIFYLDEGAEYAGRIDNILKDLDIPPEDDQEEDED, from the coding sequence ATGAGCGTAAGTCAAAGACAATTAAAGTTTGCAAGGCTGATCCAGGAAGAACTCAGCCAGATTTTTCAAAGAGAAGGGAAAAATGTAATCGGGAACGCTTTTGTTACCGTTACAAGAGTTGAAGTTTCTCCTGATTTGAAAGTTGCTAAGGCTTATCTCTCCCTTCTGGCTATAAAAGACAAAAATGAGTTTATCGAGAATGTTAATGAAAGAAAGTCAGAACTAAGAAAACATCTTGGAAACAGAATTGCTAAACAAGTCAGGGCTATTCCGGAGCTTATTTTTTATCTCGATGAAGGAGCAGAATATGCCGGACGCATAGATAATATCCTGAAAGACCTGGATATCCCACCGGAGGATGACCAGGAGGAAGACGAAGACTGA
- a CDS encoding 1-aminocyclopropane-1-carboxylate deaminase/D-cysteine desulfhydrase — protein MEKPAIIDHLFSDFLKEHKVQVDILREDLLHPQISGNKYWKLKYFIKEAQEKNYNTLISFGGAYSNHIHALAYTGKKFGFKTIGIIRGEELAAKERNPTLYDAEQYGMKLDFISRKDYKMRFDTKFLDTIKKKHPNSLIIPEGGAGDTGEKGVVDMIGRIQNISQYNYILVCSGTSTTAIGIAKAVKDSETKVITVPALNLRQTLLNVNDRLVKYGIDPLISWQEYTFGGYGKFPDELRSFCKDFQKEYNILPDPVYTSKGLYGLLDKISQGYFKKGTKILFVHTGGLQGWRGYNKLSD, from the coding sequence ATGGAAAAGCCAGCTATAATTGACCATTTGTTTAGCGACTTTTTGAAAGAACACAAAGTTCAAGTTGATATTCTTCGAGAAGACCTTTTGCATCCACAAATTAGTGGAAATAAATACTGGAAGCTTAAATATTTTATTAAAGAAGCCCAGGAAAAAAATTATAACACTCTTATCAGTTTTGGAGGAGCTTATAGTAATCATATCCATGCGCTTGCTTATACAGGCAAAAAGTTCGGTTTTAAAACAATTGGGATTATAAGAGGTGAAGAACTTGCTGCCAAAGAAAGAAACCCTACCTTATATGATGCCGAGCAATACGGTATGAAATTAGATTTTATAAGCCGAAAGGATTATAAAATGAGGTTTGATACTAAATTCTTAGATACAATTAAGAAGAAACATCCAAATTCGTTGATTATTCCGGAAGGAGGAGCTGGTGATACTGGTGAAAAGGGAGTTGTTGATATGATTGGACGCATTCAAAATATAAGTCAATATAATTATATTTTAGTTTGCTCCGGAACTTCAACTACTGCTATTGGAATAGCAAAAGCTGTAAAAGATAGCGAGACTAAAGTTATTACTGTACCAGCTCTTAATCTTAGGCAAACATTATTAAATGTAAATGACCGATTGGTTAAATATGGTATAGATCCGTTGATCTCATGGCAGGAATATACTTTTGGAGGATATGGAAAGTTTCCGGATGAGCTCAGAAGCTTCTGTAAGGATTTTCAAAAAGAGTATAATATCCTTCCTGATCCGGTATATACCAGTAAGGGCCTTTATGGATTGCTTGATAAAATAAGTCAGGGGTATTTTAAGAAAGGAACCAAAATATTATTTGTTCATACCGGAGGGTTACAAGGCTGGCGAGGATACAATAAGTTATCTGACTAA
- the rpiB gene encoding ribose 5-phosphate isomerase B, protein MKTNKLFIGGDHAGFGLKQKFVDYLKDKGFNVTDHGTHSEDSTDYPDYAHPVADDVSKNDDSLGILICGSGNGVCMTANKHKDIRAALCWNEELAALARQHNNANVICIPSRFVEEDVAFKMLSTFLNTDFEGGRHERRVGKISC, encoded by the coding sequence ATGAAGACGAATAAATTATTTATCGGCGGAGACCACGCAGGATTTGGGTTGAAACAAAAGTTTGTTGATTATCTAAAGGATAAAGGCTTTAATGTAACAGACCATGGTACTCATTCTGAAGATTCAACTGATTATCCGGATTATGCTCACCCGGTAGCGGATGATGTTTCAAAAAATGATGATTCATTAGGCATTCTGATCTGTGGTAGTGGAAATGGCGTATGTATGACAGCAAATAAGCATAAAGATATCAGAGCAGCTCTTTGCTGGAATGAAGAACTGGCTGCGCTTGCCCGTCAGCACAACAATGCCAATGTAATTTGTATCCCATCGCGTTTTGTGGAGGAGGATGTTGCATTCAAAATGTTGAGCACTTTCTTAAATACGGATTTTGAAGGAGGAAGACACGAAAGAAGAGTAGGGAAGATCTCTTGTTAA
- the tatC gene encoding twin-arginine translocase subunit TatC, protein MAQEQNEMTFLEHLEELRWHIIRSLASILVFGVLAFIFSEFLFGEVIMGPGKSDFITFKLFCKLGEQLNIPALCIDDFKITLYNRQIAGQFMADIKYSIMLGFICAFPYAFFEIWRFIKPGLHMEEKNASRGAVFFVTALFLLGVCFGYFVISPFSFNFLYHYSITAEFENEIDLASYVGFLATLVLACGITFQLPVVVYFLTKAGIVTPNYLKTYRRHAFIIILFLSAMITPPDIFTQLLISMPLFLLYEISILVSKSLYKRISKDLVKHEDE, encoded by the coding sequence GTGGCACAAGAACAAAATGAAATGACCTTCCTTGAACACCTCGAAGAACTGAGGTGGCATATCATACGGTCGCTGGCTTCCATACTGGTGTTTGGAGTCCTTGCCTTCATTTTTAGTGAGTTTTTATTCGGTGAAGTAATTATGGGTCCCGGAAAGTCGGACTTTATTACTTTTAAGCTTTTTTGTAAGCTCGGAGAACAACTAAATATCCCGGCTTTATGTATTGACGATTTTAAAATCACTCTTTACAACAGGCAAATCGCCGGACAGTTTATGGCTGACATCAAGTATTCTATCATGCTCGGGTTTATTTGCGCTTTTCCTTACGCCTTTTTTGAAATTTGGAGATTCATTAAGCCTGGCCTACACATGGAGGAAAAAAACGCTTCTCGCGGAGCTGTTTTCTTTGTAACAGCATTATTTCTGTTAGGTGTTTGCTTTGGTTATTTCGTTATATCTCCTTTTTCCTTCAACTTCCTGTACCATTATTCTATTACTGCAGAGTTTGAAAATGAAATTGACCTTGCTTCCTATGTTGGGTTCTTGGCTACCCTTGTTTTAGCTTGTGGTATAACCTTTCAGTTACCTGTTGTCGTTTACTTCCTTACAAAGGCAGGAATAGTAACGCCGAATTATTTAAAAACTTACAGAAGACACGCATTTATAATCATACTGTTTTTATCAGCAATGATCACACCACCTGATATCTTTACACAGCTGTTGATTAGTATGCCACTGTTTCTCCTATATGAAATTAGTATTTTAGTTTCTAAGAGTTTATATAAAAGAATATCAAAAGACCTTGTAAAACATGAAGACGAATAA
- the hemH gene encoding ferrochelatase: MKNKKTGVLLINLGTPDSPKVSDVRSYLFQFLNDPRVIDIPVVLRKVLVNGIIVPFRAPKSAEEYKKLWTDKGSPLLYYSEQTKEKLQESLGNDITVELAMRYKNPSIPDVLEKMRKENYDKIIILPLFPQYASATNGSAIEEVFRVISKWWVIPELEFVGQFYDHPLYIQAYAELGRQFKIEDYDHVIFSYHGLPTRQVDKVYDNGLCEDRDCEKEVNEENKFCYKATSYATTRAIAEALNIPEEKYTVAFQSRLDNKWLEPFADKTIIEQAQKGAKKLLFFSPAFTADCLETIIEIGEGYQELFEEHGGEKVQLVPSLNDHPTWIECLKDIVKNRV, from the coding sequence ATGAAAAATAAAAAAACCGGAGTTTTACTTATCAATCTAGGAACACCTGATAGTCCAAAAGTATCTGATGTCAGGTCTTATCTATTTCAATTTCTTAATGACCCAAGAGTCATTGACATTCCTGTCGTCTTAAGAAAAGTACTGGTTAATGGAATAATAGTTCCTTTTCGAGCTCCCAAATCAGCAGAGGAGTATAAAAAATTGTGGACAGATAAAGGCTCTCCGCTTCTATACTATAGCGAACAAACTAAAGAAAAACTACAAGAGTCTTTAGGCAACGACATCACTGTGGAACTGGCGATGAGATACAAGAACCCATCAATTCCTGATGTTCTTGAAAAAATGAGAAAAGAAAATTATGACAAAATAATTATCCTTCCTTTATTTCCACAATATGCATCAGCTACAAATGGATCAGCTATCGAAGAGGTTTTCAGAGTCATTAGTAAATGGTGGGTAATTCCTGAGCTTGAATTCGTAGGCCAGTTTTATGACCATCCTCTTTACATACAAGCCTATGCTGAACTAGGGCGTCAATTTAAGATTGAAGATTACGACCATGTGATTTTTAGTTATCATGGACTACCAACAAGACAGGTTGACAAAGTGTACGACAATGGTCTTTGCGAAGACAGAGATTGTGAAAAAGAGGTCAATGAAGAAAACAAGTTCTGCTACAAGGCCACCTCATATGCTACCACTCGAGCTATAGCTGAAGCGTTAAACATTCCTGAGGAAAAATATACAGTTGCTTTTCAGTCAAGGCTAGATAATAAATGGCTTGAACCTTTTGCTGATAAAACCATCATTGAACAAGCACAAAAAGGAGCAAAAAAATTGTTATTTTTTAGTCCTGCATTCACTGCAGACTGCCTGGAAACTATTATTGAGATAGGAGAAGGATATCAGGAACTATTTGAAGAACATGGAGGTGAAAAAGTTCAATTAGTACCAAGCCTAAATGATCATCCGACCTGGATAGAGTGTTTAAAAGATATTGTAAAGAATAGAGTATAA
- a CDS encoding DEAD/DEAH box helicase — protein sequence MKVSSAQPFQIIYSVFEHEYLGYLFESYIVHLDDNGGLTFQHQNISIKNAEEFSSGLDEVDYELIEFMDSMQQDVVARKFSKKPMKTEDFFLKVFDKEKGNKLLQKEIERYLDLRRAEILKKIKGKRLFEMGSDGEPAWKEIFYQDKAATILFHFHRNEDNTHYWPTIKHNGAKVDFTYKDSYILCNEPAYMVVEGRLYHFEKNPEGKKLIPFLRKKFILIPGKIEETYYEKFVCPLIANFDVTAKGFDIINEAYGVNPYIYFSTLAAAETTQGTLFDDKKPGANVEDREKILFELKFKYGPYEFKGEANQKSSVRMEKTEDSFLFHKVSRDPEKERQIIQYLKEIDLLLKHGRLTLSKQDAFAWLTLYKFKLEEKGFKLIQKDVENKKYFLGKPNINLEVNEKNDWFDIHAVIEFGDFKIPFKDLRKYIVKKKREFSLPNGEIAVIPEAWFSKYGELFSFMQENGEDSSERMALNKHHVALVDELKHGNLAKVNISTKLESLKDFNKIDDYPMPENFSGKLRPYQKAGFNWMKFLNNYNFGGCLADDMGLGKTVQTLALLQDEKDQGMEKASLLIMPTSLLYNWQKEAEKFTPNLKVFLYTGTNREKDVNQFEGYDIILTSYGIVRLDVDILKDYFFNYIILDESQVIKNPNSNIAKAVRDLRSKFRLILTGTPLENTTLDLWSQMSFVNPGLLGSQSFFKNEFLQPIEKNQDESKIKKLYNIIKPFILRRHKSQVAKDLPPKIENIIYTTMSTEQEEKYEEVKSFYRNKIMDEIELQGMKKSRMMVLQGLTKLRQLANHPKMVEEDYKGESGKMEDVMIRLNDAISDDHKVLVFSQFVKHLNIVKKHLDKEKIKYCYLDGSTKDRQGQVEKFQDDQSVKVFLISLKAGGLGLNLTKADYVFLLDPWWNPAIEAQAVDRAHRIGQTNQVFTYKFIMRDTVEEKILTLQQSKLKLADELINTEESFMKSLDKADIEALFT from the coding sequence ATGAAGGTTTCGAGCGCTCAGCCGTTCCAAATCATTTATTCAGTTTTTGAACATGAGTATCTCGGATATCTATTCGAATCCTACATTGTTCATCTCGATGATAACGGAGGTCTGACTTTTCAGCATCAAAATATTTCAATAAAGAACGCTGAAGAATTTAGTTCAGGTCTGGATGAAGTTGACTATGAGTTGATCGAGTTTATGGACAGTATGCAGCAGGATGTTGTAGCCAGAAAGTTTTCAAAGAAACCTATGAAAACTGAGGACTTTTTCCTGAAAGTATTTGATAAGGAAAAAGGCAACAAACTTCTGCAGAAGGAAATTGAAAGGTATCTTGATTTAAGACGAGCTGAAATCCTAAAAAAGATTAAAGGTAAAAGACTTTTCGAGATGGGTTCCGATGGAGAACCTGCCTGGAAGGAGATCTTCTATCAGGATAAAGCTGCCACTATACTTTTTCATTTCCACCGCAATGAAGACAACACTCACTATTGGCCGACAATTAAGCATAACGGTGCAAAAGTAGACTTTACTTATAAGGATTCTTATATATTGTGTAATGAGCCTGCATACATGGTAGTCGAAGGCAGGTTATACCACTTCGAAAAGAATCCGGAAGGCAAAAAACTTATTCCTTTTCTCAGAAAGAAGTTTATTCTTATCCCCGGGAAAATAGAGGAAACGTACTATGAAAAATTCGTTTGCCCGCTAATTGCAAATTTTGACGTTACCGCTAAAGGCTTTGATATTATTAATGAGGCCTATGGTGTTAATCCATACATTTATTTCTCTACACTCGCAGCAGCAGAAACAACACAAGGCACTTTATTTGATGATAAAAAGCCAGGTGCTAATGTTGAAGACAGGGAAAAAATCTTATTTGAACTTAAGTTTAAATATGGTCCCTACGAATTTAAAGGTGAAGCCAATCAGAAATCATCCGTTAGGATGGAAAAAACTGAGGATTCATTTTTATTCCATAAGGTAAGTCGTGATCCTGAAAAAGAAAGACAAATCATCCAATACCTTAAAGAGATCGACCTTTTATTAAAGCACGGAAGGTTGACTCTATCTAAACAAGATGCTTTTGCCTGGCTAACCTTATATAAATTTAAACTGGAGGAAAAAGGATTTAAGCTCATTCAGAAAGATGTAGAAAACAAAAAGTACTTCCTGGGTAAGCCGAATATTAACCTTGAAGTCAATGAAAAAAATGACTGGTTTGATATTCATGCGGTAATTGAGTTTGGAGACTTTAAGATTCCTTTCAAAGATCTTCGAAAATATATAGTTAAAAAGAAAAGAGAATTTTCTCTTCCAAACGGTGAAATAGCTGTAATCCCTGAGGCCTGGTTCTCAAAATACGGTGAACTGTTTTCTTTTATGCAAGAAAACGGAGAGGACTCCAGCGAAAGAATGGCCCTCAACAAACACCATGTTGCCTTGGTTGACGAGCTGAAACACGGAAACCTGGCCAAGGTGAATATTTCCACCAAACTCGAGTCATTGAAAGATTTTAACAAGATCGATGACTATCCGATGCCGGAAAATTTTAGTGGAAAATTAAGACCTTATCAAAAGGCCGGGTTTAACTGGATGAAGTTTCTGAACAATTATAATTTCGGTGGCTGCCTTGCAGATGACATGGGTTTAGGAAAAACAGTTCAGACCCTCGCGCTACTACAAGATGAAAAGGATCAGGGAATGGAAAAAGCTTCGCTTTTGATTATGCCAACCTCTCTTTTATACAACTGGCAAAAAGAAGCTGAAAAATTCACTCCTAACCTGAAAGTCTTTCTTTATACAGGTACAAACAGAGAAAAAGACGTTAACCAATTTGAAGGTTACGACATTATATTAACGAGTTACGGTATTGTAAGACTCGATGTGGATATTCTTAAAGATTACTTCTTTAATTATATAATACTGGATGAGTCTCAGGTTATTAAAAACCCGAATAGCAATATTGCAAAGGCGGTGAGAGACTTGCGCTCTAAATTCAGACTTATCCTTACCGGTACTCCTCTTGAAAATACTACGCTGGACCTTTGGTCTCAAATGTCTTTTGTTAATCCGGGATTACTCGGTTCGCAATCATTCTTTAAAAATGAATTTCTGCAGCCGATTGAAAAAAACCAGGACGAATCAAAGATTAAAAAGCTTTACAATATTATTAAGCCCTTTATCCTGAGAAGGCATAAATCACAAGTAGCGAAAGACCTTCCTCCTAAAATAGAAAACATCATCTATACTACGATGTCCACGGAACAGGAAGAAAAATATGAGGAAGTAAAAAGCTTCTACCGAAATAAGATCATGGATGAGATCGAACTTCAGGGAATGAAAAAAAGCCGCATGATGGTATTACAGGGGTTAACCAAATTGCGACAGTTAGCAAACCACCCTAAAATGGTAGAAGAAGACTACAAAGGAGAAAGTGGAAAAATGGAAGATGTTATGATCAGATTAAATGACGCCATAAGTGATGATCATAAAGTACTTGTGTTTTCTCAGTTTGTAAAGCATTTGAATATTGTAAAAAAACATCTCGATAAAGAAAAAATAAAATACTGCTACCTCGACGGTTCTACAAAAGACAGGCAGGGTCAGGTTGAAAAGTTTCAGGATGACCAGTCGGTTAAGGTGTTTTTAATTTCTTTGAAAGCTGGAGGCTTGGGATTAAATCTAACAAAAGCAGATTATGTATTTCTGTTAGATCCATGGTGGAACCCGGCGATTGAAGCACAGGCAGTAGATAGAGCTCACAGGATAGGGCAGACTAACCAGGTATTTACTTATAAATTCATTATGAGAGATACCGTCGAAGAAAAAATACTGACCCTTCAGCAAAGCAAATTAAAATTAGCTGATGAGCTTATTAATACAGAAGAAAGCTTTATGAAGAGCCTTGATAAAGCAGACATAGAAGCATTATTCACCTGA